In the Prosthecomicrobium sp. N25 genome, one interval contains:
- a CDS encoding ABC transporter permease, producing MTIRGIRIPMMASLLIWALLWEVVGRAEVTILIPPLSATLVRLVEIAGTETFWDALAITARTFALGSAVAILVGVPVGILMGRLPLVDRMLLPWVNTFISAPLSALVPVIMAIFGFGETTIVLTVVLFAIWIVILDARAGTEAISPSLVEMARVYGATRWQAFSKIYVQSALPEILTGIRLGLLRAVKGVIIGQLLVSVVGFGHLFEIYSSNFLMEHMWALLVVLFGLAFALDAVLGAVERRVDHFASSRQ from the coding sequence ATGACGATCCGCGGCATCCGCATTCCCATGATGGCGTCCCTGCTGATCTGGGCCCTCCTCTGGGAGGTCGTCGGCCGCGCGGAGGTGACGATCCTGATCCCGCCGCTCTCCGCCACGCTCGTCCGCCTCGTCGAGATCGCCGGGACCGAGACCTTCTGGGACGCCCTCGCCATCACGGCCCGCACCTTCGCGCTGGGCAGCGCGGTCGCGATCCTGGTCGGCGTGCCGGTCGGCATCCTGATGGGCCGGCTGCCCCTCGTCGACCGCATGCTGCTGCCCTGGGTGAACACCTTTATCAGCGCGCCGCTCTCCGCCCTGGTGCCCGTCATCATGGCGATCTTCGGCTTCGGCGAGACCACGATCGTGCTCACCGTCGTGCTCTTCGCGATCTGGATCGTGATCCTCGACGCCCGCGCCGGCACCGAGGCGATCTCGCCCTCCCTGGTCGAGATGGCCCGGGTCTACGGGGCGACGCGCTGGCAGGCCTTCTCCAAGATCTACGTCCAGTCGGCCCTGCCCGAGATCCTGACCGGCATCCGCCTCGGCCTGCTGCGCGCCGTCAAGGGCGTCATCATCGGCCAGCTGCTGGTCTCCGTGGTCGGCTTCGGTCACCTCTTCGAGATCTACTCGTCGAACTTCCTCATGGAGCACATGTGGGCCCTGCTCGTCGTGCTCTTCGGTCTCGCCTTCGCGCTCGACGCGGTGCTGGGCGCCGTCGAGCGCCGGGTCGACCACTTCGCCTCCTCCCGCCAGTGA
- the nirK gene encoding copper-containing nitrite reductase, whose amino-acid sequence MLTRRTALIGTALAAILAAVPAVADETANPAAGAGGPDLAAKLERVRATLVPPPAVMAHDQVARGGPKVVEFRMTIQEKTVVVDEQGTTFQAMTFDGSMPGPTMVVHEGDYVELTLINPATNSMPHNIDFHAATGALGGAQLTFVNPGEQTTLRFKATRAGTFVYHCAPPGMVPWHVVSGMSGTIMVLPRDGLKDADGTPVRYDRAYTIGEFDLYIPKDEKGRYKSYESPGDAYGETLEVMKGLIPTHVVFNGRKGALTGKNAMTAKVGETVLFIHSSANRDTRPHLIGGHGDWVWETGKFNNRPEKDLETWFVRGGSAAAAVYTFLQPGIYAYVNHNLIEAAELGATAHVKVEGTWNNDLMKQVSAPAPIVGQ is encoded by the coding sequence ATGTTGACCCGCCGCACCGCCCTGATCGGCACCGCCCTCGCCGCGATCCTGGCCGCGGTACCCGCCGTGGCGGACGAGACCGCCAACCCTGCCGCCGGCGCCGGCGGCCCCGACCTCGCCGCGAAGCTCGAGCGGGTCCGGGCCACGCTCGTGCCGCCGCCGGCCGTCATGGCCCACGACCAGGTGGCCCGGGGAGGCCCCAAGGTCGTCGAGTTCCGGATGACCATCCAGGAGAAGACGGTCGTCGTCGACGAACAGGGCACGACGTTCCAGGCCATGACGTTCGACGGTTCGATGCCGGGCCCGACGATGGTCGTGCACGAGGGCGACTACGTCGAGCTGACGCTGATCAACCCGGCCACCAACTCGATGCCGCACAACATCGACTTCCACGCCGCGACCGGCGCGCTCGGGGGCGCCCAGCTCACCTTCGTGAATCCGGGCGAGCAGACCACCCTGCGCTTCAAGGCCACCCGGGCGGGCACCTTCGTGTACCACTGCGCCCCTCCCGGCATGGTGCCCTGGCACGTGGTCAGCGGCATGAGCGGCACCATCATGGTCCTGCCGCGCGACGGCCTGAAGGACGCTGACGGCACGCCCGTCCGCTACGACCGGGCCTATACGATCGGCGAGTTCGACCTCTACATCCCGAAGGACGAGAAGGGGCGCTACAAGAGCTACGAGAGCCCCGGGGATGCCTACGGCGAGACCCTCGAGGTCATGAAGGGCCTCATCCCCACGCATGTGGTCTTCAACGGCCGCAAGGGCGCGCTGACGGGCAAGAACGCCATGACGGCGAAGGTCGGCGAGACGGTGCTGTTTATCCATTCCAGCGCCAACCGCGACACGCGCCCGCATCTGATCGGCGGGCACGGCGACTGGGTCTGGGAGACGGGCAAGTTCAACAACCGGCCCGAGAAGGACCTGGAGACCTGGTTCGTGCGCGGCGGCAGCGCGGCGGCGGCCGTCTACACCTTCCTGCAGCCCGGCATCTACGCCTACGTGAACCACAATCTCATCGAGGCGGCCGAACTCGGCGCCACGGCCCATGTCAAGGTCGAGGGCACCTGGAACAACGACCTCATGAAGCAGGTGAGCGCACCGGCACCCATCGTGGGCCAGTGA
- a CDS encoding nitric oxide reductase activation protein NorD, giving the protein MSLFEPEETVGLVWHRLVGGAGSYRRHPAAAVRLEAVRGRLGVMFRAFGGAPALRLAESAPTVSRHRLGLAARIGIGAEKLAQPALDATTLRLPPVVDVYPDAADNALLYEWLVAWFAVAGPVPTDPDPLRADLLRLRAAVAASAAALAAWPGLGRIYHRLRAATLAVRPVRSLPPAEADVEAAIRAILGAARPAALPHLDAIEDRRTDLSCFAAPRGYRPFLPIPLFGAVEAGTGSGRPEQAEDPDGRSVTVDARRRKAERRDTDQSDRDDPLVLHRFETIFSLAEMVNVNRKVEDDDEEGARQAADDLPDLTIGANQKRAATRLKMDLDLAPADAEGDALAGAATYPEWDWKKQAHRPDHCRVLPGLAPSTGEDWAPDAAMQRQIASVRRQFEALRPKRVLLPGQADGDDLDLAALVRDVADRRAGGPGTERLFVASRAIDRDLSVAVLMDVSLSTDAWIGTHRVLDVEKAALLALTHGLTACGDEHAIFTFTSRKRGAVRVDTVKGYDETLGRAVTRRIEALKPGEYTRMGAAVRHVARGLAERPHRHRLLLVLTDGKPNDIDYYEGRYGIEDTRMAIREAREEGLRVFGVTVDEAGRDYFPYIFGRGAHAIVSNPERLPTALPAIYRHLVR; this is encoded by the coding sequence ATGTCGCTGTTCGAACCGGAGGAGACGGTCGGCCTCGTGTGGCACCGGCTGGTCGGCGGGGCCGGCAGCTATCGGCGGCATCCGGCCGCCGCGGTGCGCCTGGAGGCGGTGCGCGGTCGGCTCGGGGTGATGTTCCGGGCCTTCGGGGGCGCGCCGGCGCTGCGGCTCGCCGAGAGCGCTCCGACGGTGTCGCGGCACCGGCTCGGCCTCGCCGCCCGCATCGGGATCGGCGCCGAGAAACTCGCCCAGCCGGCGCTCGACGCCACCACGTTGCGGCTCCCTCCGGTCGTCGACGTCTATCCCGACGCCGCCGACAACGCGCTCCTCTACGAATGGCTGGTCGCCTGGTTCGCGGTGGCGGGGCCGGTGCCGACCGACCCCGATCCCCTGCGGGCCGATCTCCTGAGGCTGCGGGCGGCGGTCGCGGCGAGCGCGGCGGCGCTGGCGGCCTGGCCGGGGCTCGGCAGGATCTACCACCGGCTCCGGGCCGCCACGCTGGCCGTCCGCCCCGTCCGTTCGCTGCCGCCGGCCGAAGCCGACGTGGAGGCGGCGATCCGGGCGATCCTGGGGGCGGCGCGGCCCGCGGCCCTGCCGCATCTCGACGCGATCGAGGACCGGCGCACCGACCTCTCCTGCTTCGCGGCGCCGCGCGGCTACCGGCCCTTCCTGCCCATCCCGCTGTTCGGTGCCGTGGAGGCCGGCACGGGATCCGGGCGGCCCGAGCAGGCGGAGGACCCGGACGGGCGGTCCGTGACGGTCGATGCGCGCCGCCGCAAGGCGGAGCGGCGCGACACGGACCAGTCCGATCGCGACGACCCGCTGGTGCTCCATCGGTTCGAGACGATCTTCTCGCTTGCCGAGATGGTCAACGTGAACCGGAAGGTGGAGGACGACGACGAGGAGGGCGCCCGCCAGGCGGCCGACGACCTGCCGGACCTGACCATCGGGGCGAACCAGAAGCGGGCCGCGACGCGGCTGAAGATGGACCTCGACCTCGCGCCGGCCGACGCGGAGGGCGACGCCCTCGCGGGGGCCGCGACCTATCCGGAATGGGATTGGAAGAAGCAGGCGCATCGCCCCGACCATTGCCGCGTCCTGCCGGGGCTCGCTCCTTCGACCGGCGAGGACTGGGCGCCGGACGCCGCCATGCAGCGGCAGATCGCGTCGGTTCGCCGCCAGTTCGAGGCGCTCCGGCCGAAGCGGGTGCTGCTCCCGGGACAGGCGGACGGGGACGACCTGGACCTCGCCGCGCTCGTCCGGGACGTGGCGGATCGCAGGGCCGGAGGCCCCGGCACCGAGCGGCTCTTCGTGGCGAGCCGCGCGATCGACCGCGACCTCTCGGTCGCCGTGCTGATGGACGTGTCGCTCTCCACCGACGCCTGGATCGGGACACACCGGGTTCTCGACGTCGAGAAAGCCGCGCTGCTGGCGCTCACCCACGGGCTGACCGCCTGCGGCGACGAACATGCGATCTTCACCTTTACGTCCCGCAAGCGCGGCGCGGTGCGGGTCGACACAGTGAAGGGCTACGACGAAACGCTCGGGCGGGCCGTGACACGACGCATCGAGGCGCTGAAGCCCGGCGAGTACACGCGGATGGGGGCCGCCGTCCGACACGTGGCGCGCGGCCTCGCCGAACGGCCGCACCGGCATCGGTTGCTCCTGGTCCTGACCGACGGCAAGCCGAACGACATCGACTACTACGAAGGCCGCTACGGGATCGAGGATACCCGGATGGCGATCCGCGAGGCTCGCGAGGAGGGACTCAGGGTGTTCGGGGTCACGGTCGACGAGGCCGGCCGGGACTACTTCCCCTACATCTTCGGCCGCGGGGCGCATGCCATCGTGTCGAATCCCGAGCGTCTGCCGACGGCCTTGCCGGCCATCTACCGGCACCTGGTGCGCTGA
- a CDS encoding SUMF1/EgtB/PvdO family nonheme iron enzyme, whose translation MRFGPKILSLGFVALGALSLLQGFSPVEDDGTIAIRGGPVLYRDAGEFLDHGRPVDAPLVRIESRTSFAIQKRQVIRAEYDACVAQRACRALDDEGAADRPAVGLSHQDAVAYAAWLSARTGRRWRLPTDREWALAAGSRYRDDALSAGGDPDDPARRWLAAYEAEAERAGAPDKAVRPIGGWGANEHGLLDLAGNVWEWTSTCYVRVRLEAGRDAALENCGVRVVEGLHRATMTAFVRDPKGGACSAGVPPANLGLRLVRDEPGLLARLGL comes from the coding sequence ATGCGGTTCGGTCCGAAGATCCTGTCCCTCGGCTTCGTCGCCCTCGGTGCGCTGTCGCTGCTGCAGGGGTTCTCGCCCGTCGAGGACGACGGCACCATCGCGATCCGCGGCGGTCCGGTCCTCTACAGGGACGCCGGCGAATTCCTCGACCACGGCCGGCCCGTGGACGCCCCGCTGGTGCGGATCGAGTCCCGGACTTCCTTCGCCATCCAGAAGCGGCAGGTGATCCGCGCCGAGTACGACGCCTGCGTGGCGCAGCGGGCCTGCCGCGCCCTCGACGACGAGGGCGCGGCGGACCGACCCGCCGTCGGCCTGTCCCACCAGGACGCGGTGGCGTATGCGGCCTGGCTCTCGGCCCGGACCGGCCGGCGCTGGCGCCTGCCCACCGATCGGGAATGGGCGCTGGCGGCCGGATCGCGCTATCGCGACGACGCGCTGTCCGCCGGCGGCGACCCGGACGACCCGGCACGGCGCTGGCTCGCCGCCTACGAGGCGGAGGCGGAGCGCGCCGGTGCGCCCGACAAGGCGGTCCGTCCGATCGGCGGCTGGGGCGCGAACGAGCATGGTCTCCTGGACCTCGCCGGCAACGTCTGGGAGTGGACGTCCACCTGCTACGTGCGCGTCCGCCTGGAGGCGGGGCGCGACGCAGCGCTCGAGAATTGCGGGGTGCGGGTGGTGGAAGGCCTGCACCGGGCCACCATGACCGCGTTCGTCCGCGATCCCAAGGGCGGGGCCTGCTCGGCCGGCGTGCCGCCCGCCAACCTCGGCCTGCGCCTCGTGCGCGACGAGCCGGGCCTTCTCGCCCGGCTCGGCCTCTGA
- a CDS encoding fumarylacetoacetate hydrolase family protein, with amino-acid sequence MGYVISPPPVVTLPVLGTDDTFPVRRIYCIGRNYAEHAIEMGHDPSKEPPFFFQKNPDNLLVEGQDFPFPPKSKDVHFEIELVVALKSGGANIPVDRALDHVFGYAIGLDMTRRDLQGEAKKLGRPWEIGKAFEHSAPCGPIHPVSKVGHPASGAIWLEVNGEMRQKGDVNQMIWKVPEMISYLSEYFVLAPGDLIMSGTPAGVGAVKAGDRLRGHVDGVGDLNVSVV; translated from the coding sequence GTGGGCTACGTCATCTCCCCGCCGCCGGTCGTCACGCTTCCCGTCCTGGGCACGGACGACACCTTCCCGGTCCGGCGGATCTACTGCATCGGCCGCAACTACGCGGAGCACGCCATCGAGATGGGGCACGACCCCTCCAAGGAGCCGCCCTTCTTCTTCCAGAAGAACCCGGACAACCTCCTCGTCGAGGGCCAGGACTTTCCCTTCCCGCCCAAGTCGAAGGACGTCCATTTCGAGATCGAGCTCGTCGTCGCGCTGAAGAGCGGCGGCGCGAACATCCCGGTCGACCGCGCCCTCGACCATGTCTTCGGCTACGCCATCGGCCTCGACATGACCCGCCGCGACCTGCAGGGCGAGGCCAAGAAGCTCGGCCGTCCCTGGGAGATCGGCAAGGCCTTCGAGCATTCCGCCCCTTGCGGCCCGATCCACCCCGTTTCGAAGGTCGGCCATCCCGCCTCCGGCGCCATCTGGCTCGAGGTCAACGGCGAGATGCGCCAGAAGGGCGACGTCAACCAGATGATCTGGAAGGTGCCGGAGATGATCTCCTACCTGTCCGAATACTTCGTCCTGGCGCCCGGCGACCTGATCATGTCCGGCACCCCCGCCGGCGTCGGCGCCGTCAAGGCCGGCGACCGCCTTCGCGGCCATGTCGACGGCGTCGGCGACCTGAACGTGAGCGTCGTCTGA
- a CDS encoding NnrS family protein: MTGTSETARAFRGPAVFSWGFRPFFLAAALWGVVAMLLWLPVFEGHLQLPTAFSPVDWHVHEMLFGFAPAVIGGFLLTAIPNWTGRLPVVGAPLAGLVGLWAAGRIAVAGSALWGPAAAGVVDVAFLVTMAAVAAREVHAAGNLRNLPVVAMVLVLGLANGAFHAEAAITGTASVATRAGFSVVLMLIGLIGGRIVPSFTQNWLARNGKATIKPAPFGRFDKAAMAVMGLGLLAWTVRPEGLFTAAALAAAAAASAARLARWKGFHTVPDRLVLVLHVGYGFLPVGFLLAALHAAAPGTVSSAAGFHAFGIGAIGTMTLAVMTRASLGHTGRPLVASRATQALYAAIVGAAAARVAMAFAPDGFVLMHVAALGWIVAFGTFLGAYGPLLGRRRPATA, translated from the coding sequence GTGACCGGAACCAGCGAAACCGCCCGCGCCTTCCGCGGCCCCGCCGTCTTCTCCTGGGGCTTCCGCCCCTTCTTCCTCGCCGCGGCGCTTTGGGGCGTCGTGGCCATGCTGCTCTGGCTGCCCGTCTTCGAGGGGCACCTGCAGCTTCCGACCGCCTTCTCTCCCGTCGACTGGCACGTCCACGAGATGCTGTTCGGCTTCGCCCCGGCGGTGATCGGGGGCTTCCTGCTGACCGCCATCCCGAACTGGACCGGGCGGCTGCCGGTCGTGGGCGCTCCGCTCGCGGGGCTCGTCGGTCTCTGGGCGGCGGGCCGGATCGCGGTCGCGGGCTCGGCCCTGTGGGGTCCGGCCGCGGCGGGGGTGGTGGACGTGGCCTTCCTGGTGACGATGGCCGCGGTAGCGGCCCGGGAGGTGCACGCGGCCGGCAACCTGCGCAATCTTCCGGTGGTGGCCATGGTGCTGGTGCTCGGCCTCGCCAACGGGGCTTTCCACGCCGAGGCGGCGATCACCGGCACGGCGTCGGTCGCGACGCGGGCCGGCTTCTCGGTGGTGCTGATGCTGATCGGCCTGATCGGCGGCCGGATCGTGCCGAGCTTCACGCAGAACTGGCTCGCCCGCAACGGCAAGGCGACGATCAAGCCGGCCCCCTTCGGCCGCTTCGACAAGGCCGCCATGGCGGTCATGGGCCTGGGCCTGCTCGCCTGGACGGTCCGTCCGGAAGGCCTCTTCACCGCGGCGGCGCTCGCCGCGGCGGCGGCCGCCAGCGCCGCCCGGCTCGCCCGCTGGAAGGGCTTCCATACGGTGCCGGACCGGCTCGTTCTGGTGCTGCATGTCGGCTACGGGTTCCTGCCGGTCGGCTTCCTCCTCGCCGCCCTGCACGCGGCCGCACCCGGGACGGTGTCGTCGGCGGCCGGCTTCCACGCCTTCGGGATCGGAGCGATCGGCACCATGACGCTGGCGGTGATGACGCGCGCGAGCCTCGGCCACACGGGCCGGCCGCTGGTCGCCTCGCGGGCCACGCAGGCGCTCTACGCCGCGATCGTGGGGGCGGCGGCCGCCCGGGTCGCCATGGCGTTCGCACCGGACGGCTTCGTGCTGATGCATGTCGCCGCGCTCGGCTGGATCGTCGCCTTCGGGACCTTCCTCGGCGCCTACGGGCCGCTCCTCGGCCGGCGCCGCCCGGCGACCGCCTGA
- a CDS encoding FCSD flavin-binding domain-containing protein codes for MQTTRRTILAGGLAFAGAGLIGAPAVRGQGKPKVVVIGGGAGGATAARYIAKDSKGAIEVTLVEEGRTYQTCFFSNLYLGGFRSYESIVHGYDRLAAEPGLTINHQRATGIDRDKKLVRLADGSTLPYDRLVVSPGIDLKYDSVPGWSREAEEAMPHAWKPGRQTQLLKARLDAVPDGGLIVMVAPPNPYRCPPGPYERVSMMAHLLKATGRTKSKIVVLDPKERFSKMGLFQEGWEKHYPGMVEWLAPGVHDGVKSVDPKTNTVVTGFETYEAALVNVIPAQMAGAIAREAGLAPAGGYCAIDPATMKSAVDPAVFVLGDACVAGDMPKSAFSANSQAKVAAMVIRSELTDAKAFPARYTNTCWSLIETDDGVKVGGRYEPSPEKIKEVEGFVSKTAEPAELRKKTYEESLGWYAGITADMFG; via the coding sequence ATGCAGACCACGCGCAGAACCATCCTGGCGGGCGGCCTCGCCTTCGCGGGCGCCGGGCTGATCGGGGCGCCGGCGGTGCGCGGCCAGGGGAAGCCGAAGGTCGTGGTGATCGGCGGCGGCGCCGGCGGGGCGACGGCGGCCCGCTACATCGCGAAGGACTCGAAGGGCGCGATCGAGGTGACGCTCGTGGAGGAGGGCCGGACCTACCAGACCTGCTTCTTCTCCAACCTCTACCTCGGCGGCTTCCGCAGCTACGAGTCCATCGTGCATGGCTACGACCGGCTCGCCGCCGAACCCGGACTGACGATCAACCACCAGCGGGCGACCGGGATCGACCGGGACAAGAAGCTGGTGCGGCTCGCCGACGGGTCGACGCTGCCCTACGACCGGCTGGTCGTCTCCCCAGGCATCGATCTCAAGTACGACAGCGTCCCCGGCTGGAGCCGGGAGGCCGAGGAGGCCATGCCGCACGCCTGGAAGCCGGGCCGGCAGACCCAACTCCTGAAAGCCCGGCTCGACGCCGTGCCGGACGGCGGGCTGATCGTCATGGTGGCGCCGCCCAATCCCTACCGCTGCCCGCCGGGCCCCTACGAGCGGGTCTCCATGATGGCGCATCTTCTCAAAGCCACGGGCCGGACGAAGTCGAAGATCGTGGTGCTCGATCCGAAGGAGCGCTTCTCGAAGATGGGGCTCTTCCAGGAGGGCTGGGAGAAGCACTATCCGGGGATGGTGGAATGGCTCGCCCCGGGGGTGCACGACGGGGTGAAGTCGGTCGACCCGAAGACCAACACGGTGGTGACCGGCTTCGAGACCTACGAGGCGGCGCTCGTCAACGTCATCCCGGCCCAGATGGCGGGCGCGATCGCGCGCGAGGCGGGGCTGGCGCCCGCCGGCGGCTACTGCGCCATCGACCCGGCGACGATGAAGTCGGCCGTGGATCCGGCGGTCTTCGTGCTCGGCGACGCCTGCGTGGCCGGCGACATGCCAAAGTCGGCCTTCTCGGCCAACAGCCAGGCGAAGGTCGCCGCCATGGTGATCCGCTCCGAGCTGACCGACGCCAAGGCCTTCCCGGCCCGCTACACCAACACCTGCTGGAGCCTGATCGAGACGGACGACGGCGTGAAGGTCGGCGGCCGCTACGAGCCCTCGCCGGAGAAGATCAAGGAGGTCGAGGGCTTCGTGTCGAAGACGGCGGAGCCGGCGGAACTGCGCAAGAAGACCTACGAGGAGTCGCTCGGATGGTACGCGGGGATCACGGCGGACATGTTCGGGTAG
- a CDS encoding GntR family transcriptional regulator produces the protein MNEQVARTIASTAYDRIRDDILAGALSPGLKLRIEFVCERYGVGASPVREALNRLSSEGLVERRDQRGFYVAPVSLDRLEELVKTRCWLETLALGESMRNRTEAWEEGVVLAFHRLSRTPRSLDATTYSFNPAWEERHREFHQALIANCGSSWLIGYCRDMRDQADRYRRLAAAQVYPARQGPDEHREIMEAAVAGDIPAATALLEAHYRRTATIVEGTFRTA, from the coding sequence ATGAACGAGCAAGTCGCCCGCACGATCGCGAGCACCGCCTACGACCGGATCCGGGACGACATCCTGGCCGGGGCCCTGTCGCCGGGCCTGAAGCTGCGCATCGAGTTCGTCTGCGAGCGCTACGGCGTCGGGGCGAGCCCGGTGCGCGAGGCGCTCAACCGGCTGTCCTCGGAAGGGCTGGTCGAGCGGCGGGACCAGCGCGGCTTCTACGTGGCGCCGGTCAGCCTCGACAGGCTCGAGGAACTGGTGAAGACGCGCTGCTGGCTGGAGACGCTGGCGCTCGGCGAGTCCATGCGCAACCGGACGGAGGCCTGGGAGGAGGGGGTGGTCCTCGCTTTCCACCGCCTGTCGCGGACGCCGCGCTCGCTGGACGCCACGACCTACAGCTTCAACCCGGCCTGGGAGGAGCGTCACCGTGAGTTCCACCAGGCGCTGATCGCCAATTGCGGGTCGAGCTGGCTGATCGGCTACTGCCGCGACATGCGCGACCAGGCGGACCGCTACCGCCGTCTCGCCGCCGCGCAGGTCTATCCGGCCCGGCAGGGGCCGGACGAGCACCGGGAGATCATGGAGGCCGCGGTGGCCGGCGACATCCCGGCCGCGACCGCGCTCCTGGAGGCGCACTACCGTCGGACCGCGACGATCGTCGAGGGGACGTTCCGGACGGCGTGA